One genomic window of SAR202 cluster bacterium includes the following:
- a CDS encoding DNA double-strand break repair nuclease NurA, producing MPFDFELIAEKLQKAVKLIKSDDNLYYQRVDKLIDFYKKSDPYLIEHKRNEGNHKWLAAKFLDNKITTYSPKQLPKDYRVIAVDGSHIDVDRHSPIKCVVLNIGTVIFTYGSNPSAILNSSPLTYIGEAELNIFDSNSTSRSPLQGNLMGVKRAVMELTFLADTLENYADGIPTLALVDGSLILWSILGEQEYVIDQLLQKEFLEQLHRIKKLSDKGIILASYLSYPDTSDVINSLRICLCNEYCSNNNPCKEGCSLVSGIRDRDIFIKYLPNTARSSLFQSTSNVIEKYYKEEYGINFYYLNIFNEIARIELPNWTANNPDLLELSHSLIIDQCNKGLGYPVSIMEAHEQAVINTTDRENFKMLLDRLLAQQGINYNTSQKDRSKKYRWV from the coding sequence ATGCCTTTTGATTTTGAGCTAATAGCAGAAAAACTACAAAAAGCGGTTAAATTAATTAAATCGGATGATAACTTATATTATCAAAGAGTTGATAAATTAATTGATTTTTATAAAAAATCTGACCCGTATTTGATAGAGCACAAACGGAATGAAGGTAACCATAAATGGTTAGCTGCAAAGTTTTTAGATAATAAGATTACAACTTATAGCCCAAAACAATTACCTAAAGATTATCGAGTGATTGCTGTTGATGGGTCCCATATTGATGTCGATAGACATAGCCCTATTAAATGTGTTGTTTTGAACATTGGCACTGTAATATTTACATATGGATCTAATCCAAGTGCAATTTTAAATAGTTCTCCGTTAACCTATATAGGAGAAGCGGAACTAAATATATTTGACAGTAACTCAACTAGTAGGTCTCCATTACAGGGAAATTTAATGGGTGTTAAGCGGGCAGTTATGGAACTTACTTTTCTTGCAGATACCCTAGAGAATTATGCTGACGGTATTCCTACTTTAGCTTTGGTGGATGGATCATTAATTTTATGGTCAATTCTTGGTGAACAAGAGTATGTTATAGATCAATTACTACAAAAGGAATTTTTAGAACAATTACATAGAATTAAAAAATTATCTGATAAAGGAATTATTTTGGCGTCATATCTCAGTTATCCTGACACATCGGATGTCATTAACTCGCTGAGAATTTGTCTATGTAATGAATACTGTTCAAATAATAATCCTTGTAAAGAAGGCTGTAGTTTAGTTTCGGGAATTAGAGACAGAGATATTTTTATTAAATACCTTCCTAATACTGCTAGATCTTCATTGTTTCAAAGTACTTCAAATGTTATTGAAAAATACTACAAAGAAGAATATGGAATTAATTTTTATTACCTGAATATATTTAATGAGATAGCCAGAATAGAACTCCCAAATTGGACAGCAAATAACCCAGATTTATTAGAATTAAGTCATTCTTTGATTATTGATCAATGTAATAAAGGACTTGGCTATCCAGTGTCAATTATGGAGGCTCATGAACAGGCTGTTATTAATACAACTGATAGAGAGAATTTTAAAATGCTATTAGATCGTTTATTGGCTCAACAAGGGATAAATTATAATACATCACAAAAAGATCGCTCAAAAAAATATAGATGGGTTTAA
- a CDS encoding ATP-binding protein, with protein sequence MSNVEDNQKIGTIVGGALSSGLEVRLDSDYSVENLYVGDGITIEGREKRYFGIISDMMLQSSDSSIRSLPPNSSDFFVTSILSGTSAFTILKISLQLAVSLDTNIDEFDKLSLDNISFGPATTLPPHFSPVYRATSKDYTEIFGSEDENHGWIGTPKGRDAEVKINLDLEQLIKRSNGVFGKTGTGKTFLTRVLLSEIIKKDLGVNLIFDMHRDYSDSVNDESGKKINSLKQIFPSKVEVMSLGKSLNKGQVRPDAEIMVSYNDLEVQDIEILSETLNLTSAGLLAAHALDRTYGDKWLGLFLNMEPSEDKENPNSLSAAAERTGQLYTVLHTLWRRLEILKKFEFLQQNPAEESIKRIFTSLERGKHVILDFGTHQSNETAYILVTSLITRRIYERWAEQDNQLVIAIEEAHKFLNSEVASQTIFGTIAREMRKWKVTLLVVDQRPSGIDAEVLSQLGTKFIHQLEDNRDIDSILAGSSRDLRSVVSTLAPKQQALVIGHSLPMPVVIDVRSNDTLANFINPDKTPNEITNIERDNDDLFGEKK encoded by the coding sequence ATGAGTAATGTAGAAGATAACCAAAAAATAGGAACTATAGTAGGAGGAGCTTTATCTTCAGGATTGGAAGTAAGATTAGATTCTGACTATTCTGTTGAAAATTTATATGTTGGTGATGGAATTACTATTGAGGGGCGAGAAAAGCGATATTTTGGTATTATTTCCGATATGATGTTGCAGTCCTCAGATTCATCTATTCGTTCTTTGCCTCCTAACAGTTCTGATTTTTTTGTAACTTCAATCCTGTCAGGAACTAGCGCATTCACTATTCTTAAAATTAGCTTACAATTGGCAGTATCTTTGGATACAAATATTGATGAATTCGATAAACTCAGTTTAGATAACATAAGTTTTGGTCCGGCAACCACACTTCCTCCACATTTTTCTCCTGTCTATAGAGCTACAAGTAAAGACTACACAGAGATTTTTGGTTCTGAAGATGAAAATCATGGTTGGATAGGTACTCCCAAAGGTCGTGATGCAGAGGTTAAAATTAATCTTGATTTAGAACAATTGATAAAACGATCAAATGGTGTTTTTGGCAAAACTGGCACAGGTAAAACTTTCTTAACACGGGTTTTATTATCAGAAATCATCAAAAAAGATTTAGGCGTTAATCTCATATTTGATATGCATAGGGATTATAGTGATTCTGTAAATGATGAATCTGGCAAAAAAATAAATAGTTTGAAGCAGATATTTCCTTCAAAAGTGGAGGTGATGTCCCTTGGAAAATCTCTTAATAAAGGTCAAGTACGACCAGATGCTGAAATTATGGTTTCTTATAATGATCTAGAAGTTCAAGATATTGAGATATTGTCAGAGACTTTAAATTTAACTTCCGCAGGACTACTTGCCGCACATGCATTAGATAGAACTTACGGTGATAAATGGCTTGGTTTATTTTTAAATATGGAACCTAGTGAAGATAAGGAAAATCCCAATAGTTTGAGTGCTGCGGCAGAACGTACTGGACAGTTATATACTGTTTTACACACTTTGTGGAGAAGATTAGAAATTCTTAAAAAGTTTGAGTTTTTGCAACAAAATCCTGCAGAAGAATCTATAAAAAGAATATTTACATCATTAGAAAGAGGCAAACATGTAATCCTTGACTTTGGTACACATCAAAGCAATGAAACCGCGTACATATTAGTTACTAGTTTGATCACCCGGAGAATTTATGAAAGATGGGCAGAACAAGACAATCAATTAGTAATTGCCATTGAGGAAGCTCATAAGTTTTTAAATTCTGAAGTGGCTAGCCAAACTATTTTTGGAACAATCGCTCGCGAAATGAGAAAATGGAAAGTAACTTTGCTTGTTGTTGATCAGAGGCCGAGTGGAATTGATGCAGAAGTTCTTAGTCAATTGGGAACAAAATTCATTCATCAATTAGAAGATAATAGAGATATAGACTCTATATTAGCAGGATCTTCTAGAGATTTAAGAAGCGTTGTTTCTACTCTGGCTCCAAAACAACAAGCACTTGTTATAGGGCATTCTTTACCTATGCCTGTAGTCATAGATGTCAGATCTAATGACACTTTGGCAAATTTTATCAATCCTGATAAAACACCTAATGAAATAACAAATATTGAAAGGGATAATGATGATTTATTTGGTGAGAAAAAATAA
- a CDS encoding peptidylprolyl isomerase produces MRIDVNKTYLATIVTAKGDIVLELYPDKSPIAVNNFVALSQEGFYDNITFHRVIRNFVAQSGDPTGTGQGGPGYTIEDEYNDLSHETGVIAMANKAVTNSAGSQWYITLSPQPFLDTMENGEKKRCTLLGTHCHTVFGRVVEGFDDVVKKITYRDPSKAPNYQGDIIKTIIIEEK; encoded by the coding sequence ATGAGGATAGATGTAAATAAAACATATCTGGCAACAATTGTAACCGCTAAAGGTGATATAGTATTGGAACTATACCCAGATAAATCCCCAATAGCTGTAAATAATTTTGTTGCGCTATCACAAGAAGGTTTTTACGATAATATTACATTTCATAGAGTTATTCGTAACTTTGTAGCACAATCGGGTGATCCTACAGGTACAGGTCAAGGTGGACCTGGCTATACTATTGAAGATGAATACAATGATCTGTCTCATGAAACAGGTGTAATAGCTATGGCAAATAAAGCTGTGACAAATTCAGCAGGATCTCAGTGGTATATAACACTTTCACCGCAACCGTTTCTTGATACCATGGAAAATGGCGAAAAAAAGCGTTGTACTTTATTAGGAACACACTGTCATACGGTTTTTGGTCGAGTAGTAGAAGGATTTGATGATGTTGTTAAAAAAATTACATATAGAGATCCTTCAAAAGCACCAAATTACCAGGGTGATATTATAAAAACCATAATTATTGAAGAAAAATAG
- a CDS encoding cupin domain-containing protein, producing MSGQSISWDDVPKEQFIPGVTRQVALGEKVMLGRILFDEGAKVPTHKHESEQITHVLSGKLLFIIDGVESIVEPGQTIHIPSNVDHSAEAIEETEEIDAFSPIRSDWLDGSNVYQN from the coding sequence ATGTCTGGTCAATCGATATCATGGGATGATGTACCAAAAGAACAATTTATACCGGGCGTAACACGACAAGTAGCTCTTGGAGAAAAGGTAATGCTTGGGAGAATTTTATTTGACGAGGGGGCCAAAGTCCCTACTCACAAACACGAGAGTGAACAAATTACGCATGTTTTAAGTGGTAAATTATTATTTATCATTGATGGGGTTGAATCTATTGTTGAACCGGGACAAACAATACATATTCCTTCTAATGTAGACCATAGTGCAGAAGCTATAGAAGAAACCGAAGAAATAGATGCTTTTAGTCCTATTCGTTCAGATTGGTTAGATGGATCCAATGTTTATCAAAATTAA
- a CDS encoding zinc-binding dehydrogenase: MKAVVLKQPGTIPILSYVDVPEPKIKSDELLIKVLSTGFCRHDFLVMNGTLRRGIPSDPILGHEVCGEILEKGEQVENFDIGDKIVTLLTQSCGVCEQCISNNEHRCENGAGIGHGSQGGFAEFLAVRQNSAIPIPDFISPDIAPLLTCPIGVGIQALTDITDIPSGSSVAITGASGGLGIHVAQIAKAMGCSTFGITSSEGKISSLMELGLDEVILATDDLDFSEIIQAMTADMGVDVVIDCVGSRYFASCINSLASNGKLVLLGELGNAKAQVNLAEILFRDLTIRGSTGARRSHVLRGIELIKNDLLKPVVHTKLPLKDLLIAFGWMQENKLFGRIIFAD; this comes from the coding sequence TTGAAAGCGGTAGTATTAAAACAACCTGGAACTATTCCTATATTATCCTACGTAGATGTGCCAGAACCAAAGATAAAATCTGACGAATTACTTATAAAAGTTTTAAGTACCGGATTTTGTCGACATGATTTTTTAGTAATGAATGGAACATTGCGACGAGGCATCCCAAGTGATCCCATATTAGGACATGAGGTATGTGGCGAGATTCTTGAAAAGGGAGAACAAGTAGAAAATTTTGACATTGGTGACAAAATAGTCACTTTATTAACTCAATCCTGTGGGGTATGTGAGCAATGCATTTCAAATAATGAACATAGGTGTGAAAATGGAGCAGGTATTGGTCATGGATCTCAGGGAGGATTTGCAGAATTTTTAGCAGTCAGACAAAATTCTGCAATACCAATCCCCGATTTTATTAGTCCTGATATTGCTCCTCTACTTACTTGTCCTATAGGTGTAGGAATACAGGCATTAACAGACATTACTGATATACCTTCTGGTTCATCTGTTGCAATAACAGGAGCTAGTGGTGGTTTAGGTATCCATGTTGCGCAGATTGCGAAAGCAATGGGATGCTCTACTTTTGGAATAACATCTTCAGAAGGGAAGATATCATCTTTGATGGAATTAGGTTTAGATGAAGTTATATTAGCAACGGATGATTTGGATTTTTCAGAAATTATTCAAGCCATGACAGCTGATATGGGTGTAGATGTTGTCATTGATTGTGTTGGTTCAAGATATTTTGCTTCTTGCATAAATAGCTTGGCAAGTAATGGGAAATTAGTACTATTAGGAGAGCTTGGAAATGCAAAAGCTCAAGTAAATTTAGCAGAAATTCTTTTTAGAGATTTGACCATTAGGGGTTCTACTGGTGCAAGAAGAAGTCATGTGTTAAGAGGTATTGAGTTAATAAAAAATGATTTACTCAAACCAGTAGTTCATACTAAGTTGCCATTAAAGGATTTGTTAATTGCATTTGGATGGATGCAAGAAAATAAATTATTTGGCCGGATAATATTTGCAGATTAA
- the ychF gene encoding redox-regulated ATPase YchF produces the protein MEIGLIGLPQSGKTTVFEAITHTLKDKSSKNTNIGISRVEDPRIDELVALFDPKKISKAEVTFVDIPTSPESLGKSQSISGEYLNILQRMDALVEVIRYFDNPSVPHIFETIDIKRDSKTLKEELIFSDLTIIDKRIERLNSELKGARNDKKESIIKEIGQLTNVKENLENNIPIKDQNLDKDTAEIVWNFQLLSAKPLLSVLNIDEDKINHKDSRDTISICAQLEKELAEMPEEDQLMFRESLGIEESGKNKLIDKSYALLNLISFFTVGPDEVKAWTITQGMSALEAAGQIHSDIQKGFIKAEVIGYQNMIESKKMAEAKKLGLLRLEGKEYLMNDGDIAHFMFNK, from the coding sequence ATGGAAATAGGACTTATAGGACTTCCACAAAGTGGGAAAACGACTGTTTTTGAAGCAATAACACATACTCTCAAAGATAAATCTAGTAAAAACACAAATATTGGCATATCAAGAGTAGAAGATCCAAGAATAGATGAACTAGTAGCATTATTTGATCCAAAAAAAATCAGTAAAGCTGAAGTAACATTTGTTGATATACCAACTTCACCAGAAAGTTTAGGAAAAAGCCAAAGTATTTCTGGAGAATATCTTAATATTCTTCAACGTATGGATGCTTTAGTAGAAGTAATTCGTTATTTTGATAATCCTTCAGTTCCTCATATATTTGAAACCATTGATATAAAAAGAGATTCAAAAACATTGAAAGAGGAATTAATATTTTCAGATTTAACAATAATTGATAAAAGAATTGAAAGATTAAATAGTGAACTTAAAGGTGCAAGAAACGATAAAAAAGAATCTATAATCAAAGAAATCGGGCAATTAACGAATGTCAAAGAAAACTTGGAAAATAACATTCCTATAAAAGATCAAAATTTAGATAAGGATACTGCTGAAATTGTGTGGAATTTCCAACTTTTATCAGCAAAACCATTGCTGAGTGTTTTAAATATAGACGAGGATAAAATTAATCATAAAGATAGTCGGGATACAATAAGTATCTGTGCGCAACTAGAAAAAGAATTAGCTGAAATGCCTGAAGAAGATCAATTAATGTTTAGGGAATCTTTAGGCATTGAAGAGTCAGGTAAAAATAAACTTATTGATAAAAGTTATGCATTATTAAATTTGATATCATTTTTTACAGTTGGTCCAGATGAAGTAAAAGCTTGGACAATAACTCAAGGAATGTCAGCTTTGGAAGCTGCTGGACAAATACATTCTGATATACAAAAAGGTTTCATTAAGGCTGAAGTTATTGGTTACCAAAATATGATTGAAAGTAAAAAGATGGCTGAAGCAAAAAAATTAGGTTTATTGAGGCTTGAGGGAAAAGAATATCTTATGAACGATGGAGATATAGCTCACTTCATGTTTAACAAATGA
- a CDS encoding LysM peptidoglycan-binding domain-containing protein, which produces MQMENTIDNQNLKNRIICKACNTGNDASATRCKKCWGRLTQKGFNTKVEPELVSSSYETQYLNDYRKTIANRAMIKWVLGLTITLFLILAWIINVFQFNVKIETISPSSKVSNSQDINDWSMVQKNNHHTGLASENDFTISEGVKWKFTTTGFIHTTPAMVENTIYIGTGDNKIIALDTNNGNVIWENTVNSPVDVSLSLTKDIAYASLRDGRILALDRKNGKEIWSYDTGEAIFGSVTIHNGAVYGGNTGKKVFSIDAKTGELLWDYFTESWVITAPAVKDNVVAVGSDDSYFYLLNAQNGNLRYKLKLGSGENTPTIIDDTAYFTTATRFGSRLNSFNLQRKNVRFAQGFIRWWFQLYAWNMAPKPANPIGYNWGVELRRETGGFQIRNEQVRSNLATDGEYIYVNTFEGNIRSIDIKNGDTLWKISKSANIQSSPILSGSTLVQLMNNGTIYGINKNDGSIMWEYMLDEEIYGSAILVNDTLYVPTVKGNLYALG; this is translated from the coding sequence ATGCAAATGGAAAATACAATTGACAATCAAAATTTAAAAAATCGAATTATTTGCAAGGCATGCAACACTGGAAATGACGCAAGTGCTACAAGGTGTAAGAAGTGTTGGGGCCGTCTCACACAAAAAGGTTTTAACACAAAAGTAGAACCTGAATTAGTTTCGTCATCATATGAAACTCAATATCTTAATGATTATAGAAAAACTATAGCAAATAGAGCAATGATCAAATGGGTCTTAGGTTTAACTATTACATTGTTTCTTATACTTGCTTGGATAATTAATGTTTTTCAATTTAATGTTAAAATTGAAACCATTTCACCTAGCTCAAAAGTATCCAATTCACAAGATATAAATGACTGGTCTATGGTCCAAAAAAACAATCATCACACCGGTCTTGCTAGCGAAAATGATTTTACCATTTCTGAAGGGGTTAAATGGAAATTTACAACCACCGGTTTTATTCACACAACGCCTGCAATGGTCGAAAATACCATTTACATTGGAACTGGTGATAATAAAATAATCGCATTAGATACAAATAATGGGAACGTGATTTGGGAAAACACCGTCAATTCTCCTGTAGATGTTTCCCTATCATTAACAAAAGATATTGCTTACGCCAGTTTGAGAGATGGAAGAATATTGGCGCTAGATAGAAAGAATGGTAAAGAAATCTGGTCCTACGATACTGGCGAGGCCATATTTGGAAGTGTCACTATACACAATGGCGCTGTCTATGGCGGTAATACTGGTAAAAAAGTATTTAGTATTGATGCAAAGACAGGTGAATTATTATGGGATTATTTTACTGAATCTTGGGTAATAACGGCTCCAGCAGTAAAAGATAATGTTGTTGCAGTTGGATCAGATGATAGTTATTTCTACTTACTAAATGCTCAAAACGGTAATTTAAGATACAAACTTAAATTAGGTAGTGGAGAAAACACACCCACTATAATAGACGATACGGCCTATTTTACAACTGCTACAAGATTTGGAAGTAGATTAAATTCATTTAATCTACAACGGAAAAATGTTCGATTTGCACAAGGATTTATCAGGTGGTGGTTTCAATTATACGCATGGAATATGGCTCCAAAGCCTGCAAATCCTATAGGATATAATTGGGGAGTAGAGCTACGAAGAGAAACTGGTGGCTTTCAAATACGTAATGAACAAGTGCGAAGTAATTTAGCAACTGATGGGGAATATATTTATGTGAATACATTTGAAGGCAATATTAGATCTATAGATATTAAAAATGGTGATACTTTGTGGAAAATAAGTAAATCGGCAAATATACAATCTTCTCCAATTTTATCTGGATCAACTTTAGTACAATTGATGAATAATGGTACTATTTATGGCATAAATAAAAACGATGGATCTATAATGTGGGAATATATGCTGGACGAAGAAATTTATGGCTCAGCAATATTAGTAAATGACACGCTCTATGTCCCTACAGTAAAAGGAAATTTATACGCATTAGGGTAA
- the holA gene encoding DNA polymerase III subunit delta — MFQNDRRIELICGENDYLKKQYINSLVSKFTSNDQESFSEVIYVDGKSASIEEIQNALMTIPFFAKSNLVVIYNLIDKYKNISNTKKKSTAKSSNNWNTLLEFLNNLPNEKQILLVEDWQSPKDITNNLNDERKDLMVEAKRLIDKLGLTNQTQIQSFNNLLSLELEKWISKQLLDNGKTISNKNARLIADYVGNDMWTLSNEIEKVINYCEGEVVESEHLDILINNPKEMVIFKLVDLLLDQNIAVSFKNIPSIFESGHSTQYLLSMISRQMRLLIIAKQLTNYNSPKSLYKEKLGIYSDYVIDNIINQVKHRDIDVLMNLYEKISDLDIGMKTGTINENIIFDSLISNRIVT; from the coding sequence ATGTTTCAAAATGATAGAAGAATTGAACTTATCTGTGGAGAAAACGATTATCTTAAAAAACAATATATAAATTCTCTAGTTAGTAAATTCACATCAAATGATCAGGAAAGTTTTTCTGAAGTTATTTATGTTGATGGTAAATCTGCTTCTATTGAAGAAATACAAAATGCATTAATGACAATCCCATTTTTTGCTAAATCTAATTTAGTTGTCATTTATAACTTAATTGATAAATACAAAAACATTTCTAATACTAAAAAAAAATCTACAGCAAAGTCTTCAAATAATTGGAACACACTTCTGGAATTTTTGAATAATCTTCCTAATGAAAAACAAATACTTTTAGTTGAAGATTGGCAAAGCCCAAAAGATATTACTAATAATCTCAATGATGAAAGAAAAGATTTAATGGTAGAAGCTAAACGCTTAATTGATAAATTGGGTTTAACAAATCAAACTCAAATACAATCGTTTAATAATTTACTTTCATTAGAATTAGAAAAATGGATTAGTAAACAACTTTTAGATAATGGTAAGACAATAAGCAATAAAAATGCACGATTAATTGCTGATTATGTTGGAAACGATATGTGGACATTAAGTAATGAAATAGAAAAGGTAATAAATTATTGCGAGGGTGAAGTCGTTGAATCAGAGCATTTAGATATCTTAATTAATAATCCAAAAGAAATGGTTATTTTTAAATTAGTTGACTTGTTACTCGATCAGAATATTGCAGTTTCATTTAAAAATATTCCATCAATATTTGAAAGTGGTCACTCTACTCAATATTTATTATCAATGATTTCTCGGCAAATGAGATTATTGATAATTGCAAAGCAACTTACTAATTATAATTCTCCGAAAAGTTTATATAAAGAAAAATTGGGGATATATTCTGATTACGTTATCGATAATATTATTAATCAAGTCAAGCACCGAGACATAGATGTCTTGATGAATTTATATGAGAAGATTTCAGATTTGGATATAGGAATGAAGACTGGAACTATTAATGAGAACATTATATTCGATAGTTTAATTTCTAATCGTATTGTTACTTGA
- a CDS encoding ABC transporter ATP-binding protein, translating to MNKENLIEIQNLEVVFESKESSIKAVDNINLSIPKNTIVGIVGESGSGKSTTGLSILNLIPDPGVIKNGSIYFNSENILTMDEINLRKIRGKEISMIFQDPRASLNPSITIGTQITEILETHSGLSRKDAEKEVIPLLSSIGLPDPKRILKSYSFQLSGGMCQRIMLAMAVSLKPQLLIADEPTSNLDTTLQAAILQKIRQLKNSYGITVILITHDMGVIAQMADYVAVMYKGTIVEMSETIKLFKNPRHPYTQGLLDAIPRIDDYQKKLYSFAPIDDQSEDIELEICPFIPRCKFKTELCKNSLKPALKFIDENHSVACFHPIEIK from the coding sequence ATGAATAAAGAAAATTTAATAGAAATACAAAATCTAGAAGTTGTGTTTGAATCAAAAGAATCGTCAATTAAGGCAGTTGATAATATCAACCTCAGTATCCCTAAAAACACAATAGTCGGGATAGTCGGAGAAAGTGGTTCTGGAAAATCTACCACGGGTTTATCTATATTAAATCTGATACCAGATCCAGGAGTAATAAAAAACGGTTCAATTTATTTTAATTCTGAAAACATATTAACTATGGATGAAATAAATTTACGTAAAATACGTGGGAAAGAAATCAGTATGATTTTTCAAGATCCCCGGGCTTCTTTAAACCCAAGTATTACAATTGGAACCCAAATAACTGAAATTCTAGAAACTCACTCAGGTTTATCTAGAAAAGATGCAGAAAAAGAAGTAATCCCTCTTCTTTCTTCAATAGGATTACCAGATCCTAAACGTATTCTCAAATCCTATTCGTTTCAACTAAGTGGGGGTATGTGTCAAAGAATCATGCTTGCTATGGCGGTTTCTTTAAAACCTCAATTACTAATTGCAGATGAACCTACTTCTAACCTAGATACAACACTTCAAGCTGCTATATTACAAAAAATACGTCAACTAAAAAATTCATACGGGATAACAGTAATACTTATAACCCATGATATGGGAGTGATAGCACAAATGGCTGATTATGTGGCTGTAATGTATAAAGGTACAATTGTAGAAATGAGTGAAACAATTAAGTTATTTAAAAATCCACGCCACCCATATACTCAGGGGTTATTAGACGCAATTCCAAGAATCGATGATTATCAAAAAAAACTCTACTCTTTTGCACCAATTGATGATCAAAGTGAAGATATTGAACTTGAAATATGCCCTTTTATACCACGCTGTAAGTTTAAAACTGAGCTTTGTAAAAATAGCTTAAAACCGGCATTAAAATTTATTGACGAAAACCATTCGGTAGCCTGTTTCCACCCAATTGAAATCAAGTAA
- a CDS encoding PHP domain-containing protein, with the protein MIIDLHNHTYPKSDDSLLSPDDLIVNAKKNGLDGICLTDHDQFWTQEQINELQVKYNFPVFPGSEITTEEGHVIVFGLDEYIFGMHNIKFLSKVVKNKSGFMIAAHPYRRRFDSVSQMDSTKLEKTAINAKNDLIFKNVDAIESLNGRGDKIQNIFSSKICEIVKLPSTGGSDAHKVEDIGKVGTKFDTKITTLEELISTLKIGRYKPILLK; encoded by the coding sequence TTGATAATAGATCTTCACAATCATACATACCCAAAATCTGATGATAGTTTGCTTTCTCCAGATGATTTAATTGTTAACGCCAAAAAAAATGGTTTAGATGGGATTTGCTTAACTGATCATGATCAATTCTGGACTCAGGAACAAATAAACGAATTACAGGTAAAATATAACTTTCCAGTTTTCCCAGGTTCAGAAATTACTACCGAAGAAGGGCATGTAATTGTATTTGGTTTAGATGAATATATTTTTGGAATGCATAATATAAAGTTTTTATCAAAAGTAGTAAAAAATAAGTCTGGTTTTATGATTGCTGCACACCCATATAGGAGAAGATTTGATAGTGTTTCACAAATGGATTCTACTAAACTTGAAAAAACAGCTATTAATGCTAAAAATGATCTAATTTTTAAAAATGTAGATGCAATAGAATCATTAAACGGAAGAGGAGACAAAATACAAAATATTTTCTCTTCAAAAATTTGCGAAATAGTAAAATTACCCTCGACTGGAGGAAGCGATGCTCATAAAGTTGAAGATATTGGTAAAGTTGGTACAAAATTCGATACAAAAATAACAACTTTGGAGGAACTAATTAGCACATTAAAAATTGGTAGATATAAACCGATATTACTAAAATAA
- a CDS encoding NADH-quinone oxidoreductase subunit A (Catalyzes the transfer of electrons from NADH to ubiquinone) — translation MENYFHQYGLLAMFIVVATAVPIGMLLVSYLASMVSIRPHKPNQTKSTIYECGVEPIGPNKWVQFDFKYYMYALLFVIFDIETIFLFPWAIQFGKLGMFALIEMFIFVMILLVGLIYAWKVKALEWGK, via the coding sequence ATGGAGAATTATTTTCACCAGTATGGTCTTCTCGCAATGTTTATAGTTGTTGCCACAGCCGTTCCTATTGGTATGTTGCTAGTGTCATATTTGGCATCAATGGTTTCAATTAGACCTCATAAACCAAATCAAACTAAGTCGACTATTTATGAATGTGGTGTAGAGCCCATAGGGCCAAATAAATGGGTTCAGTTTGATTTTAAATATTATATGTATGCGTTGCTTTTCGTAATATTTGACATTGAGACAATATTTTTATTTCCCTGGGCAATTCAATTTGGCAAACTGGGGATGTTTGCATTAATTGAAATGTTTATTTTTGTCATGATTTTGTTAGTTGGCTTAATTTATGCTTGGAAAGTAAAAGCCTTAGAATGGGGGAAATAA